The DNA sequence GGCTGAGCGTGCGTGCCGACGCGCCGACCCGGCGCCCCACCTCGTCGAGTCCGACCGGTGCTGACAAGTCGTCTTCGACGATGCGGGCTGCCGCCCGCAACCTGTCGTCGCGCGGTTCGGGCAGGTGCAATGGCTGTTCCGGCGCGGCGAGGGCGTCTTCGACGATCACGGCGCGCAGCAGCGTCCGCATCGACGCCGCCCGGTCGCTGCCGTCGGTGAGCGCGAGCAACGCCTCCCGTACCAGCGGCGTGACGACCAGCACCTTCGGCTGCGGCGCCAACGAGGACGCCGCCTGCCCGGTGAGGAACACGATCCGCATGTCGGTCGCCCCGTGCGCACGGTGCTCGTGGTCGTAACCGGCCGGGATCCACACCGCACGGTTCGGCGGCGCGATCCACAGGCCCGCCGCGGTGACCAGCGACAGCACCCCCGACGCCGGATACACCACGTGCCCGTGGCGGTGGCGGTGTGCAGGGGTGCGTTCGTCGTGGCCGAGCAGATGGTTCTGCTCCGGCCGCAACACGTCGTGGCGGGAAATCATCATCGAGTGTCACTATAACGGTCGAATGCCGACCGGGATGCTGCCTACCGTCGTCGTGTACCCACTGGCCGCACCCCTGTGAGGAGCGCATGTCCACCACCGAGCAGATCGACATTCCCGGCACCGACCCCGCCATGCTGCGGCCGGGCGGCGGTGGGCCGGCCGGCGTACGCGGTTCCCGCC is a window from the Tomitella gaofuii genome containing:
- a CDS encoding AraC family transcriptional regulator, which codes for MMISRHDVLRPEQNHLLGHDERTPAHRHRHGHVVYPASGVLSLVTAAGLWIAPPNRAVWIPAGYDHEHRAHGATDMRIVFLTGQAASSLAPQPKVLVVTPLVREALLALTDGSDRAASMRTLLRAVIVEDALAAPEQPLHLPEPRDDRLRAAARIVEDDLSAPVGLDEVGRRVGASARTLSRLFHAETGMGYRQWRTQLRIHHALVMLAEGTPVLDVAFRCGWSSPSVFIAAFTTLVGQTPGGYQRDVHRPQAPG